A genomic segment from Oncorhynchus keta strain PuntledgeMale-10-30-2019 chromosome 7, Oket_V2, whole genome shotgun sequence encodes:
- the LOC118385980 gene encoding nuclear receptor subfamily 4 group A member 2 — protein MPCVQAQYGSSPQGASPASQSYSYHTAGEYSCDFLTPEFVKFSMDLTNTEITATTSLPSFSTFMDNYSTSYDVKPPCLYQMPHSGEQSSIKVEDVQMHSYHQQSHLPAQSEEMMAHSGSMYFKPSSPHAPTTPNFQVQPNHMWEDPGSLHSFHQNYVAATSHMIEQRKNPVSRLSLFSFKQSPPGTPVSSCQMRFDGPLHVSMNHDNPGAHRGLDSQSFAVPSALRKQAGLAFPHSLQLGHGHQLMDSQVHSPPSRGSPSNEGLCAVCGDNAACQHYGVRTCEGCKGFFKRTVQKNAKYVCLANKNCPVDKRRRNRCQYCRFQKCMVVGMVKEVVRTANLKGRRGRLPSKPKSPQDPSPPSPPVSLISALVRAHVDSNPSMSGLDYSRFQANPDYQMSGDDTQHIQQFYDLLTGSMEIIRGWAEKIPGFSDLPKQDQDLLFESAFLELFVLRLAYRSNPVEGKLIFCNGVVLHRLQCVRGFGEWIDSIVEFSSNLQSMNIDISAFSCIAALAMVTERHGLKEPKRVEELQNKIVNCLKDQVTFNGGGLNRPNYLSKLLGKLPELRTLCTQGLQRIFYLKLEDLVPPPAIIDKLFLDTLPF, from the exons ATGCCCTGCGTTCAGGCTCAGTATGGGTCATCACCGCAAGGAGCCAGTCCCGCTTCTCAGAGCTACAGCTACCACACCGCTGGAGAATACAGCTGCGACTTCTTAACACCTGAGTTTGTTAAGTTTAGTATGGACCTGACCAACACTGAGATCACAGCTACTACTTCTCTCCCTAGTTTCAGCACGTTCATGGACAACTATAGCACCAGTTACGACGTTAAACCGCCCTGTCTATATCAAATGCCGCATTCTGGAGAGCAGTCCTCCATCAAAGTCGAGGACGTCCAGATGCACAGCTATCATCAGCAGAGCCATTTGCCAGCTCAGTCGGAAGAGATGATGGCCCACTCCGGCTCTATGTACTTCAAACCCTCCTCGCCTCATGCCCCAACCACACCAAACTTCCAGGTTCAGCCCAATCACATGTGGGAGGACCCTGGGTCCCTCCACAGTTTCCACCAGAACTATGTGGCAGCGACCTCTCATATGATAGAGCAGCGCAAAAACCCGGTGTCAAGGCTGTCACTATTCTCCTTCAAACAGTCCCCTCCTGGTACCCCTGTGTCGAGTTGCCAGATGCGATTCGATGGCCCACTGCATGTCTCCATGAACCACGACAACCCAGGAGCACACCGAGGCTTAGACAGCCAGAGCTTCGCGGTACCCAGTGCTCTAAGGAAACAGGCCGGGTTAGCCTTTCCTCACTCCCTTCAGCTCGGCCATGGACACCAGTTGATGGACAGCCAAGTTCATTCGCCCCCGTCCAGAGGGTCACCATCAAACGAGGGTCTGTGCGCAGTGTGTGGGGACAACGCCGCTTGCCAGCATTATGGAGTGAGAACCTGCGAGGGTTGCAAAGGATTTTTTAAG CGCACTGTTCAGAAAAATGCTAAATATGTGTGTTTAGCGAACAAAAATTGTCCTGTCGATAAACGCCGAAGAAACCGTTGCCAGTACTGCCGTTTCCAGAAGTGCATGGTTGTCGGAATGGTCAAAGAGG TTGTCCGGACTGCTAATCTAAAAGGTCGAAGAGGCCGTCTTCCCTCCAAACCTAAAAGTCCCCAAGACCCCTCACCACCCTCGCCACCTGTCAGTCTCATAAGTGCCCTTGTTAGGGCTCATGTCGATTCCAACCCGTCCATGTCTGGCTTGGACTACTCAAGA TTTCAGGCTAACCCTGACTACCAAATGAGTGGAGACGACACCCAGCACATCCAGCAGTTCTATGATCTCCTGACGGGTTCCATGGAGATTATCCGAGGTTGGGCGGAGAAGATCCCTGGGTTTTCTGATCTTCCGAAGCAGGATCAAGATCTCCTTTTCGAATCAGCCTTCCTGGAACTTTTTGTTCTGCGGCTGGCATACAG GTCCAACCCAGTGGAAGGCAAACTCATTTTTTGCAACGGGGTGGTCTTACACAGGCTGCAGTGTGTCCGAGGATTTGGGGAATGGATAGACTCGATTGTGGAGTTTTCCTCTAACCTGCAGAGCATGAACATCGACATATCAGCATTCTCCTGCATCGCCGCTCTTGCCATGGTAACAG AGAGGCATGGGCTTAAGGAACCCAAAAGGGTTGAAGAACTTCAAAACAAGATAGTGAACTGCCTTAAAGACCAAGTGACATTCAATGGCGGAGGTTTGAATCGTCCGAACTACTTGTCAAAACTTTTGGGAAAGCTCCCTGAACTTCGCACCCTATGTACACAAGGTCTGCAACGTATCTTCTACTTAAAACTCGAAGACTTGGTTCCTCCGCCAGCAATAATTGACAAACTTTTCCTCGACACTCTACCTTTTTAA